Genomic window (Pseudomonas sp. L5B5):
GGTGCCGACGAACAGAATCTTGTTTTTGCCCTGGGCCAGACGCTCTACGAAAGTCAGAGCTTCGTTGAACATTGGCAGGGTTTTTTCAAGGTTGATGATGTGAATCTTGTTACGCGCGCCGAAAATGTACTTGCCCATTTTCGGATTCCAGTAACGAGTTTGGTGACCGAAGTGCACACCGGCCTTCAGCATATCGCGCATGTTGACTTGGGACATGATAGTTCCTTAATAAGTCGGGTTAGGCCTCCACGTATCCCAATGACCAACCAACAGCTTGTGCTGAGGGCACCCAGGTCATCGTGTCGACACGTGTGTGGGTTTGAGCTTTTCGGGGCATCCCCGGAAAGCGGCGCATTTTATACCACAGCAAGGGCAAAAACGGAACCCGGATTCACATCCGCCAATCCGCCACCTTTTTTGCCCACCTCTTGGAATCGGTCCAGAATGCACCATTGTATAGAGAGAAGCGCCAGCAGAACCTCAGATTTGCACTGAGCCTCTGTTAGAATCGCACCTTTGCGGCTGCTGAAAACCTCGCTGGCCCATCGCAGGCCAAGCCTTGTGCATGCGGGTTTTCGAGCCATTCCGTGTTTATCGCGCCCCTGAGCGTCAAGAGAGCCTGTATGACCGTCACCCTCAAAACCCCCGAGGACATCGCTCAAATGCGTGTCGCCGGCAAACTGGCCGCCGAAGTGCTGGAAATGATTGCCGAGCATGTCAAACCCGGCGTCACCACCGAAGAACTGGACCGCATCTGCCATGACTACATCGTCAACGTGCAAGGCGCGATCCCGGCCCCGCTGAACTACAAGGGCTTCCCCAAGTCCATCTGCACCTCGATCAACCACGTGGTGTGCCACGGCATTCCCAACGAGAAGCCGCTGAAGGATGGCGACACCCTGAACATCGACGTCACCGTCATCAAGGACGGCTACCACGGCGACACCAGCCGCATGTTCCACGTCGGCACCGTGCCGGTCTGGGCCGAACGCTTGTCGCAGATCACCCAGGAATGCATGTACAAGGCCATCGAACTGGTCAAGCCAGGCTGCCGCCTGGGCGATATCGGCGAAGTAATCCAGAAACACGCGGAAAAGAACGGTTTCTCGGTGGTCCGCGAGTTCTGCGGCCACGGCATCGGCAAGGTATTCCACGAGGAACCGCAGATCCTGCACTACGGCCGCGCGGGCACCGGCATGGAGCTCAAGGCCGGCATGACCTTCACCATCGAGCCGATGATCAACCAGGGCAAGGCCGACACCAAGGTCCTGGGCGACGGCTGGACCGCCATCACCAAGGATCGCAAGCTGTCGGCGCAGTGGGAGCACACCCTGCTGGTGACCGAGACCGGCTACGAGATCTTCACGCTGCGCAGCGATGACACCATTGCCCGAGTGTCCGCCTGATCCACAACGGCGCGTCCCGACCTTATAGATAGAAAGGAAAGCCAATCGATGCCGCAGGTGGACCCCGAACTCTTCGACCGCGGCCAGTTCCAGGCGGAACTGGCATTGAAGGCCAGCCCTATCGCCGCCTTCAAGAAAGCCATCCGCCAGGCACGGGAAGTGCTCGACAACCGCTTTCGCAGCGGACGGGAAATCCGCCGGCTCATCGAGGACCGCGCCTGGTTCATCGACAACATCCTGCAGAAGGCCTGGGACCAGTTCAGCTGGAGCGACGAAGCCGACATCGCCCTGGTGGCGGTCGGCGGCTACGGACGCGGCGAGCTGCATCCCTACTCCGACATCGACCTGCTGATACTGTTGAACAATGCCGATCACGAGATATTTCGTGATTCCATCGAGCGTTTTCTCACGCTGCTATGGGATATCGGCCTGGAAGTCGGACAGAGCGTGCGTTCGGTAGATGAGTGCGCCGAAGAGGCACGCGCCGACCTGACGGTGGTCACCAACCTGATGGAGAGCCGTACCATCTGCGGCCCGGAGCGCCTGCGCCAGCGCATGCTGGAAGTCACCAGCACCGAGCACATGTGGCCAAGCAAGGATTTTTTCCTGGCCAAGCGCACCGAGCAGAAGGCCCGCCACCACAAGTACAACGACACCGAGTACAACCTCGAACCAAACGTCAAGGGCTCCCCCGGCGGCCTGCGGGATATCCAGACCATTCTCTGGGTCGCTCGCCGCCAGTACGGCACCCTGAATCTGCGCGCCCTGGCGGGCGAGGCTTTTCTGCTGGAAAACGAGAACGCCCTGCTGGCCTCCTCCCAGGAGTTCCTC
Coding sequences:
- the map gene encoding type I methionyl aminopeptidase, encoding MTVTLKTPEDIAQMRVAGKLAAEVLEMIAEHVKPGVTTEELDRICHDYIVNVQGAIPAPLNYKGFPKSICTSINHVVCHGIPNEKPLKDGDTLNIDVTVIKDGYHGDTSRMFHVGTVPVWAERLSQITQECMYKAIELVKPGCRLGDIGEVIQKHAEKNGFSVVREFCGHGIGKVFHEEPQILHYGRAGTGMELKAGMTFTIEPMINQGKADTKVLGDGWTAITKDRKLSAQWEHTLLVTETGYEIFTLRSDDTIARVSA